The Candidatus Methanoperedens sp. genomic interval CGGTGCACGATGAAAGGAGACCGGCGATACATCCCGGAAGAGAAATTCCAGGACGTCTGCAGGGAATTGAACGCTGCAATCACGCGCGTAAAGGAAAAACACCCTGATATTGATCTTAAATTGAGATGCGATGACATATATGCGCCTATGCTTACTGATAGGAACCATCCATGGGTTACGGAAGTGGCGAGGGTTGCGGAGGAGGTTGCCGGAAGGGAGGTGAGGCTTGCAGGAGCGCAGGGGAGCCTTGACGTGGCTTATGCGGTTAAAGTTACGGGGCTGCCTGCATGCTGTTTTGGACTGGGAAGAAGGACGGAGAGCAACGCACATGCAGAGGATGAGAATATCCTGATAGAGGATCTGGTGATGTACACCAAGTTCCTGGCGAGGTTGATGTGTGGCAAATTTCAAGAATAATAGCTGATCCAATTATTTTAAAAAGTGCAAGGCTGGTTATCGCATTAATTTTATATTCCCCTGCCACCATTATACACACCTGCGCTTTTAAGCGTGAGGTGAAATTATGGAATTGGTAAATGCAGTTGTAGGGATCATACAATTAGTTATTGCCATTATACTTGCAGTCGTTGCATTGTATATTGGGTTTTCAGTGCTGGGAAAAATAACTAAAGGAATAGATGAAGAAAAAGAGATAGCTAAGGGTAATGTTGCGGTAGGTATTCTTGTCGCATCAGTATTTATCGCCATAGGTATCGTGGTGCAGTCAGGTGTTTCAGGCATCTCGATAGGGATATCCCAAGCCATGAAAGCCGGCATAATGTCAGGCACTGGAATCGCGATAATTGTTGTTAGCATTGTCCAGTTGATACTGGGAATAGTGCTTGCAATAGTTGCAATATATCTTGCATTGAATATCCTGGACAAATTGACCAAGGGAATTGAGGAATTTGAGGAACTCAAGAAGGGAAACGTCGCGGTTGCGCTTGAGATGGCCGGTGTAATAATCACTGTTGCAATCATCATTCAGTCAGGCGTATTGGGAATAACTGCAGCATTGATCTGATCCTCAGTTTTCCTTTTTTATTTTTTGATTTCATTAGCTCTTGTTATTGTAATTTTTTTGAATACTGATTAGTTTCACCCTGCTTGCATCAGATATAATATCCTGAGATTCTCTCTTGGAATCAAGGAGTAATGAGATTATGGAATTAACTATTGAAAGAATAGATATCGAAAGAAATTTTGAATATACGCAGAATATCAAGGAATGCCCTGAATTCGTAATGAGGGAAGCCGCTCTGGATTATACCTGCGCTATGATGCTGCTTCGAAACATTGGAGAAAGGAAAGATACCACATCGCTTGAGAGAGAAGCCCTTTCTGCTGCTATTCGTCTTCTCAAGCGCAATATCGACAATAAACAACAATAAAAACTGTAATATTTTCAATCACAGGTATCTTTGAAATCAAAACCATCTTAAAAATAAAGTGTTATATCCCACCTTTAACAATCCATACCTGTGATTTCATGAAACCGATAGAAAAGACCGAAGGCATAGGCGGAATGCTCACCGCTTTCAGGAAGCTTGCGCGCGGCAGTAAAAAAATCACCTTTATCGGCTGCCCGGGCTGGTGCAACCCGTTTGCTGAACTTCTTGGCTATGTTTTGCGCGATGCCGGGAAGGAGATGGTCTTTATACCAAATCTAAGGAAGGATATGGCGGCAAAGGTCGAAATGACCGGTTATGGGATGCAGCTTGGAGATAAAGCCGACCCAAGTTCGGATACAGTCGTGCTTCTCGGTGGTCTTGCGATGCCAAAAATGGAAGTGGATGTCAACGGATTGAATAGATTGATCGATGAGATTACGGATGGGCATCCTGAGAGGCAAGTATTTGGAGTCTGCGTCGGAGGGGTTTTCCAGAAAGCAGGCTGGGATAAATTGATTGATTTTGATTATCTTGTGGATGCGGACATGGAAGTTGTGACATACGGCTTTAAGTGATACGATGGAATGGGAACCCGAGGCAGCCCAAGAACTTGAGAGAATACCCGAGCATGGCCGCAAAATGGCGAAAATGGGTATCGAGGCGTCGGCAGAAAAGAATGGTAAGGACATCGT includes:
- a CDS encoding DUF350 domain-containing protein; amino-acid sequence: MELVNAVVGIIQLVIAIILAVVALYIGFSVLGKITKGIDEEKEIAKGNVAVGILVASVFIAIGIVVQSGVSGISIGISQAMKAGIMSGTGIAIIVVSIVQLILGIVLAIVAIYLALNILDKLTKGIEEFEELKKGNVAVALEMAGVIITVAIIIQSGVLGITAALI
- a CDS encoding DUF2124 domain-containing protein, with protein sequence MKPIEKTEGIGGMLTAFRKLARGSKKITFIGCPGWCNPFAELLGYVLRDAGKEMVFIPNLRKDMAAKVEMTGYGMQLGDKADPSSDTVVLLGGLAMPKMEVDVNGLNRLIDEITDGHPERQVFGVCVGGVFQKAGWDKLIDFDYLVDADMEVVTYGFK